From a single Vitis vinifera cultivar Pinot Noir 40024 chromosome 18, ASM3070453v1 genomic region:
- the LOC132252522 gene encoding protein BASIC PENTACYSTEINE6-like isoform X1: protein MRPRPRPTHSTFEPSWDLKSCCCWPNFECSELGHLIITLCDYFLWLMQPQTMEQLMAILAERDAAIQERNLALSEKKAVLAQRDLAILERDAAIVERDNALLERDNVISTLRYRGNSMNSCNWGKRKENA, encoded by the exons ATGAGGCCCAGGCCCAGGCCAACCCATTCAACTTTCGAACCCAGTTGGGATCTGAAGAGTTGTTGCTGTTGGCCAAATTTCGAGTGTTCGGAATTAGGGCATTTGATTATTACTCTCTGCGATTATTTTCTG TGGTTGATGCAGCCTCAGACAATGGAGCAACTGATGGCCATTCTAGCTGAAAGGGATGCTGCCATCCAAGAAAGAAATTTAGCCCTTTCAGAAAAAAAGGCTGTTTTGGCTCAGCGGGACTTGGCTATTCTGGAGCGAGATGCAGCAATTGTGGAAAGGGATAATGCCCTACTGGAACGAGACAATGTCATTTCAACACTTCGATACAGGGGGAACTCCATGAACAGCTGCAACTG ggggaaaaggaaagagaatgCATGA
- the LOC132252522 gene encoding protein BASIC PENTACYSTEINE6-like isoform X2, with protein MRPRPRPTHSTFEPSWDLKSCCCWPNFECSELGHLIITLCDYFLWLMQPQTMEQLMAILAERDAAIQERNLALSEKKAVLAQRDLAILERDAAIVERDNALLERDNVISTLRYRGNSMNSCNCCLLAES; from the exons ATGAGGCCCAGGCCCAGGCCAACCCATTCAACTTTCGAACCCAGTTGGGATCTGAAGAGTTGTTGCTGTTGGCCAAATTTCGAGTGTTCGGAATTAGGGCATTTGATTATTACTCTCTGCGATTATTTTCTG TGGTTGATGCAGCCTCAGACAATGGAGCAACTGATGGCCATTCTAGCTGAAAGGGATGCTGCCATCCAAGAAAGAAATTTAGCCCTTTCAGAAAAAAAGGCTGTTTTGGCTCAGCGGGACTTGGCTATTCTGGAGCGAGATGCAGCAATTGTGGAAAGGGATAATGCCCTACTGGAACGAGACAATGTCATTTCAACACTTCGATACAGGGGGAACTCCATGAACAGCTGCAACTG TTGCCTGCTAGCAGAAAGTTGA
- the LOC132252522 gene encoding protein BASIC PENTACYSTEINE6-like isoform X3 — translation MRPRPRPTHSTFEPSWDLKSCCCWPNFECSELGHLIITLCDYFLWLMQPQTMEQLMAILAERDAAIQERNLALSEKKAVLAQRDLAILERDAAIVERDNALLERDNVISTLRYRGNSMNSCN, via the exons ATGAGGCCCAGGCCCAGGCCAACCCATTCAACTTTCGAACCCAGTTGGGATCTGAAGAGTTGTTGCTGTTGGCCAAATTTCGAGTGTTCGGAATTAGGGCATTTGATTATTACTCTCTGCGATTATTTTCTG TGGTTGATGCAGCCTCAGACAATGGAGCAACTGATGGCCATTCTAGCTGAAAGGGATGCTGCCATCCAAGAAAGAAATTTAGCCCTTTCAGAAAAAAAGGCTGTTTTGGCTCAGCGGGACTTGGCTATTCTGGAGCGAGATGCAGCAATTGTGGAAAGGGATAATGCCCTACTGGAACGAGACAATGTCATTTCAACACTTCGATACAGGGGGAACTCCATGAACAGCTGCAACTG A
- the LOC132252522 gene encoding protein BASIC PENTACYSTEINE6-like isoform X4, whose translation MGGDREIRREKVHPHGTTQNQWLMQPQTMEQLMAILAERDAAIQERNLALSEKKAVLAQRDLAILERDAAIVERDNALLERDNVISTLRYRGNSMNSCNWGKRKENA comes from the exons ATGGGTGGGGATCGTGaaataagaagagaaaaagTTCATCCTCATGGAACAACTCAGAATCAG TGGTTGATGCAGCCTCAGACAATGGAGCAACTGATGGCCATTCTAGCTGAAAGGGATGCTGCCATCCAAGAAAGAAATTTAGCCCTTTCAGAAAAAAAGGCTGTTTTGGCTCAGCGGGACTTGGCTATTCTGGAGCGAGATGCAGCAATTGTGGAAAGGGATAATGCCCTACTGGAACGAGACAATGTCATTTCAACACTTCGATACAGGGGGAACTCCATGAACAGCTGCAACTG ggggaaaaggaaagagaatgCATGA
- the LOC132252522 gene encoding protein BASIC PENTACYSTEINE6-like isoform X6 yields the protein MGGDREIRREKVHPHGTTQNQWLMQPQTMEQLMAILAERDAAIQERNLALSEKKAVLAQRDLAILERDAAIVERDNALLERDNVISTLRYRGNSMNSCN from the exons ATGGGTGGGGATCGTGaaataagaagagaaaaagTTCATCCTCATGGAACAACTCAGAATCAG TGGTTGATGCAGCCTCAGACAATGGAGCAACTGATGGCCATTCTAGCTGAAAGGGATGCTGCCATCCAAGAAAGAAATTTAGCCCTTTCAGAAAAAAAGGCTGTTTTGGCTCAGCGGGACTTGGCTATTCTGGAGCGAGATGCAGCAATTGTGGAAAGGGATAATGCCCTACTGGAACGAGACAATGTCATTTCAACACTTCGATACAGGGGGAACTCCATGAACAGCTGCAACTG A
- the LOC132252522 gene encoding protein BASIC PENTACYSTEINE6-like isoform X5, with product MGGDREIRREKVHPHGTTQNQWLMQPQTMEQLMAILAERDAAIQERNLALSEKKAVLAQRDLAILERDAAIVERDNALLERDNVISTLRYRGNSMNSCNCCLLAES from the exons ATGGGTGGGGATCGTGaaataagaagagaaaaagTTCATCCTCATGGAACAACTCAGAATCAG TGGTTGATGCAGCCTCAGACAATGGAGCAACTGATGGCCATTCTAGCTGAAAGGGATGCTGCCATCCAAGAAAGAAATTTAGCCCTTTCAGAAAAAAAGGCTGTTTTGGCTCAGCGGGACTTGGCTATTCTGGAGCGAGATGCAGCAATTGTGGAAAGGGATAATGCCCTACTGGAACGAGACAATGTCATTTCAACACTTCGATACAGGGGGAACTCCATGAACAGCTGCAACTG TTGCCTGCTAGCAGAAAGTTGA
- the LOC100233070 gene encoding GAGA-binding transcriptional activator BBR/BPC6-like isoform X1, with protein sequence MDEGGHRENGRHKADPYKAVHSQWLMQHQPTMKQIMAIMAERDTAVQERNLALSEKKAAVAERDMAFLQRDTAIAERNNAIMERDNAIATLQYRENSLNGGNMSPCPPGCQISRGVKHMHHPQPHLHHPTHLSEAAYSAREMHIGDALPVSPVASEAAKSRRAKRPKEAKPMSSNKKASKPLKKPKREGEDLNKIVFGKSREWKGGQDMSSGGDDLNKQLVVSKSDWKGQDLGLNQVTFDESTMPAPVCSCTGVLRQCYKWGNGGWQSSCCTTTLSMYPLPAVPNKRHARVGGRKMSGSAFNKLLSRLAAEGHDLSIPVDLKDHWAKHGTNRYITIK encoded by the exons ATGGATGAGGGTGGGCATCGTGAAAATGGAAGACACAAAGCAGACCCATATAAAGCAGTTCATAGTCAG TGGTTGATGCAACATCAGCCAACAATGAAACAGATAATGGCTATCATGGCTGAAAGGGATACTGCTGTTCAAGAAAGAAATTTGGCTCTTTCTGAGAAAAAGGCAGCAGTAGCTGAGCGTGATATGGCTTTCCTGCAGCGAGATACAGCAATTGCAGAGCGGAACAATGCCATTATGGAACGAGACAATGCCATTGCAACTCTTCAATATCGCGAGAACTCATTGAATGGTGGCAACATGTCTCCATGCCCACCAGGATGCCAAATCTCGCGTGGGGTGAAGCATATGCACCATCCTCAGCCACACTTACATCATCCAACCCATCTGAGTGAAGCTGCATACAGCGCAAGGGAAATGCATATTGGTGATGCCCTCCCTGTTTCACCTGTTGCTTCTGAGGCTGCAAAATCTCGACGGGCTAAACGACCGAAGGAGGCCAAGCCAATGTCATCTAATAAGAAGGCTTCAAAACCTTTGAAGAAGCCTAAGAGAGAAGGTGAGGACTTGAACAAGATTGTGTTTGGCAAGTCACGTGAGTGGAAGGGTGGGCAGGATATGAGCAGCGGAGGTGATGACCTTAACAAACAGCTAGTTGTCTCAAAATCTGATTGGAAGGGTCAGGACTTAGGGCTAAACCAGGTTACATTTGATGAGTCAACCATGCCAGCACCTGTTTGTTCGTGCACTGGAGTCCTAAGGCAGTGCTACAAATGGGGGAATGGGGGTTGGCAGTCATCATGTTGCACAACCACCTTGTCAATGTATCCCCTACCAGCAGTTCCCAACAAGCGTCATGCTCGAGTTGGTGGGCGGAAGATGAGTGGAAGTGCCTTCAACAAGCTGCTTAGCAGGCTTGCCGCAGAAGGTCATGATCTGTCAATTCCGGTTGATCTCAAGGACCATTGGGCCAAGCATGGAACAAACCGCTATATCACCATCAAGTAG
- the LOC100264275 gene encoding bZIP transcription factor 29 isoform X1, with the protein MLKLPNVIFMGSKCGGEELPMRPPSPSQGNSTDGNLVKLRLDCSKVDFSGAELKKIMGNEKLAEIALVDPKRAKSRILANRQSAARSKERKVRYMAELEHKVHTLQTETTTLSHLLTLLQRDSAELTSRNNELKLRIQAMEQEAQFRDALKEALTLEVHRLQLLGTAEPSGGKVFFSSLCFVRDSGPN; encoded by the exons ATGCTGAAATTGCCCAACGTTATTTTCATGGGGAGCAAGTGCGGTGGTGAAGAGTTACCAATGCGGCCACCTTCTCCCTCTCAGGGCAATTCAACGGATGGAAACCTGGTAAAGTTGAGGCTAGATTGCAGCAAAGTTGATTTTAGTGGAGCTGAGCTGAAAAAGATAATGGGAAATGAGAAACTTGCTGAGATCGCATTAGTAGACCCCAAGCGTGCCAAAAG TAGAATTCTGGCTAATCGTCAGTCAGCTGCTCGTTCCAAGGAGAGGAAGGTGCGATACATGGCAGAATTGGAACACAAGGTGCACACTCTACAAACAGAGACAACTACGTTATCTCACCTGCTTACTCTCCTACAG AGAGATTCTGCCGAGCTCACTAGTCGGAACAATGAATTGAAACTCCGAATTCAGGCCATGGAACAAGAGGCACAGTTCAGGGATG CTTTGAAGGAGGCATTAACCCTGGAAGTCCATCGTCTACAGCTTCTCGGAACTGCAGAGCCTAGTGGTGGGAAGGTGTTCTTCTCTTCCCTTTGTTTTGTCAGAGACTCTGGACCCAATTAA
- the LOC100264275 gene encoding bZIP transcription factor 29 isoform X2: MLKLPNVIFMGSKCGGEELPMRPPSPSQGNSTDGNLVKLRLDCSKVDFSGAELKKIMGNEKLAEIALVDPKRAKRILANRQSAARSKERKVRYMAELEHKVHTLQTETTTLSHLLTLLQRDSAELTSRNNELKLRIQAMEQEAQFRDALKEALTLEVHRLQLLGTAEPSGGKVFFSSLCFVRDSGPN, encoded by the exons ATGCTGAAATTGCCCAACGTTATTTTCATGGGGAGCAAGTGCGGTGGTGAAGAGTTACCAATGCGGCCACCTTCTCCCTCTCAGGGCAATTCAACGGATGGAAACCTGGTAAAGTTGAGGCTAGATTGCAGCAAAGTTGATTTTAGTGGAGCTGAGCTGAAAAAGATAATGGGAAATGAGAAACTTGCTGAGATCGCATTAGTAGACCCCAAGCGTGCCAAAAG AATTCTGGCTAATCGTCAGTCAGCTGCTCGTTCCAAGGAGAGGAAGGTGCGATACATGGCAGAATTGGAACACAAGGTGCACACTCTACAAACAGAGACAACTACGTTATCTCACCTGCTTACTCTCCTACAG AGAGATTCTGCCGAGCTCACTAGTCGGAACAATGAATTGAAACTCCGAATTCAGGCCATGGAACAAGAGGCACAGTTCAGGGATG CTTTGAAGGAGGCATTAACCCTGGAAGTCCATCGTCTACAGCTTCTCGGAACTGCAGAGCCTAGTGGTGGGAAGGTGTTCTTCTCTTCCCTTTGTTTTGTCAGAGACTCTGGACCCAATTAA
- the LOC100245560 gene encoding uncharacterized protein LOC100245560, producing MAAAVESENKVEEKKSEKGGELLLCGSTCWDAIGRRKGTLEGNLVSPTRLRPLVGVDIRFVAAGCASCHCVALDVEGRCYTWGRNERGQLGHGDKLQRDRPTFVSELSKYKIIRAGSGRSHSVVVSEDGQSLAFGWNKHGQLGSGSVKNEVELSPVRCLVSEVKTVACGAEFTVWLSSAEGASILTAGLPQYGQLGHGTDNEYNSKDSSVRLAYEPQPRPKAIASLSGETIVKVACGTNHTVAVDSSGHVYTWGFGGYGRLGHREQKDEWVPRRVEVFQRQNVLPPEAVISAGSVNSSCTAGGGQLYMWGKIKITGDDWMYPKPLMDLSGWHLNCMDSGNMHHFVGADSSCISWGHAQYGELGYGPNGQKSSAVPKKVDILEGMHVITVACGFGNSMVVVDRTNVGDRLDQLDIYDGKAAGEGSEEPESLNAVPKKTTKKGAAAAKASENSKKRKKSKESSDSESEEDYEDNDSDDSEVEVNGEAEKKRQRGGKASGRGRGKGAKKPATGKKDSGRGRGRPLAVEKTLQHSQGKGKRGRPRK from the exons ATGGCTGCAGCGGTGGAATCGGAGAATAAGGTTGAAGAAAAGAAGTCGGAGAAGGGGGGAGAGCTGTTGTTATGTGGGTCAACGTGTTGGGATGCAATCGGGCGGCGCAAAGGCACTTTGGAGGGCAATTTGGTGTCTCCCACTCGCCTGCGACCGCTCGTTGGCGTCGACATCAGGTTTGTCGCCGCTGGTTGTG CTTCCTGTCATTGTGTGGCATTGGATGTTGAAGGTCGGTGCTATACCTGGGGCCGCAATGAG AGGGGGCAGCTAGGTCATGGTGACAAGCTTCAGCGCGATAGGCCGACTTTTGTATCTGAACTCTCAAA GTATAAAATCATTAGGGCTGGATCTGGAAGGAGCCATTCGGTGGTAGTTTCTGAAGATGGACAATCTCTTGCCTTTGGCTGGAACAAACATGGGCAGCTGGGTTCAGGTTCAGTAAAAAATG AAGTTGAGCTATCACCTGTTCGCTGTCTTGTCTCTGAAGTAAAAACCGTTGCTTGTGGAGCTGAATTTACTGTGTGGTTATCTTCTGCTGAAGGAGCTTCTATACT AACTGCAGGTCTTCCACAGTATGGTCAACTTGGACATGGGACAGACAATGAG TACAATAGTAAAGATAGCTCAGTGAGGCTTGCTTACGAACCGCAACCACGCCCCAAAGCAATAGCTTCTCTTTCTGGGGAAACCATTGTGAAAGTTGCATGTGGAACAAACCATACAG TGGCGGTGGATTCAAGTGGCCATGTTTACAC GTGGGGATTTGGTGGCTATGGAAG GCTTGGACATAGAGAGCAGAAGGATGAGTGGGTTCCTCGTCGTGTTGAGGTCTTTCAAAGGCAGAATGTTCTACCTCCTGAAGCAGTGATTTCAGCTGGTTCTGTTAATTCCTCATGTACTGCTG GTGGAGGGCAGTTGTACATGTGGGGCAAAATAAAGATTACAGGTGATGACTGGATGTATCCTAAGCCTCTTATGGATTTAAG TGGTTGGCATCTAAATTGCATGGATTCAGGCAATATGCACCATTTTGTTGGTGCTGATTCCTCCTGCATCAGTTGGGGCCATGCCCAGTATGGAGAATTGGGATATGGCCCTAATGGCCAGAA GTCTTCTGCAGTTCCAAAAAAGGTAGATATCCTTGAGGGCATGCATGTTATCAC TGTTGCGTGTGGGTTTGGGAATTCGATGGTGGTTGTTGATAGGACTAATGTTGGTGATCGACTTGATCAG CTTGATATTTATGACGGGAAAGCTGCTGGTGAAG GGAGCGAGGAACCTGAAAGCCTGAATGCAGTTCCTAAGAAAACTACAAAGAAAGGTGCTGCTGCTGCTAAAGCTTCTGAGAACTccaagaagaggaagaagtcAAAAGAATCATCAGACTCTGAAAGCGAGGAGGATTATGAGGATAATGACAGTGATGATAGTGAAGTAGAGGTCAATGGGGAGGCAGAGAAGAAAAGGCAACGGGGTGGAAAGGCTTCTGGCAGAGGCCGGGGCAAAGGTGCTAAGAAACCTGCAACAGGGAAAAAAGACTCTGGGCGCGGGCGAGGCCGCCCTCTTGCTGTTGAGAAAACCTTGCAGCATTCTCAGGGGAAAGGGAAAAGAGGAAGGCCGAGGAAGTGA